The Maridesulfovibrio hydrothermalis AM13 = DSM 14728 DNA window ACAGCTAAATTTTCAAAGAATTACACTTTTTAACATCATAAACTTGTCTCATAAAATAAAGGGGACACTTTGACTGTTGCCGGCCAAAACATCCCCATTGTTTTATAATATTTTCAAAAACACATCTTACCGGTTCCCCAAAAGATGCAGCAGGCTATGATTTCAGGCTTACAGCCTTTGCCTATAAAAAAGCACGAAGCTTACTTATCGATCAGACTGTCGATATCAGGCAGAGCTGTCAGCGGCTCATCCCCGGGTAAAGAGCTGTACGCTTTCAGCAATGCCTGTGACTTAGCAGCATTAGACATAAAAGCGCGCACAATCCTGCGGTTAAGCCTTCCCATCTCCTTGCGCAGCTCACCATCATCAATGAGTTTCTTCATCCCTTCGGCAAGGGCGGCTGAATCTTCAATCCTGCAGAGAAAACCATTAACACCGTCTCGAATAAGTTCACCGGTTCCGCCTGCATCGGTACAAACCGCAGCAAGTCCGGCATCAAAAGCTTCAAGAAGAGTATTGGGCATGGATTCCTTGCGGGAACTCATGACGTAAATATGTGATGCTGCAAGCAGATTAACCACTTCCTCATGGCTGATATAGCCGGGACATTCGATTCGCTTAAGAGTGGAGTCAGCGACCATACCTTTGTAGGCTGACAAATCCTCCATTCCTACGGCGATAAAGCGCACACCTTCATACTCATGCCGGGAAAGCAGCTCATCAACAGCCCTGATGTATACATCAGGCCCTTTGGCATGCCCTGAATTGCCTACGTAAACTATGGTGATGTCAGCAGAGCGGCGCGGCTTACGGCCGCCCCCTGCAAATGAATTATAAACAACCTGCACACGCTTAGGCGGGACAAAATTCTTAAGCAGTACTTCACGGCTTTTAGCTGAGTTGCAAATGTAGCCGTTGCCTATCAATGAAAACAGAGGAGCCAGACAATTAGGTTTGTATATTACGCCTCTGTTGAAAAAAAGCTTAAACTTGCGGCCGCCAAGCAAGGAAAGTCCTTTGGTAAGACAGCTGATCTTAACCGCGCGATTATGAAAAGTATGAACCACATCAATCTGGTTATCTTCTATTACCTCAGAAAGAAAACTTGCGGCCCCGAGTATATTTTTGAAGTCGTCAAATATAATAATTTCCGCACCCAGCTCCTCAAGTTCTGGAATAAGTCCGGACTCAGAAGGAAGCACAGCCACAACCCCCACCCCGACTGCAAGCATGGCTCGCGCGCTGTTGATAAGCTGCCTGCTGCCGCCGGAAAGCTTTCGGGTATCGGTGATGTAAAGGACTTTGCCGATATCATTACGTTTGTTAAAAAATTTAAAGCAGACCATTGCGGAAGCTTCATTTGAATACATCAACAGACGCTTCTTAATCCAATCAGCATCCTTACCGGAACCAACGCCTATACGGTTAAAACGCATGGGGTCAGTGCCGAGCATATTGGCTGAACGCTCAAGGGTGAATGTACCTGAAAAACCGCAAGCCGCAGCCTCCTGCATAGAAATGGAATCAAAATGTCCCCAGGGCCAGCAGAAAAACTGTTTTCTGGAACCGTTAATCTTTTTGATTTTATCTAAACACTTCCTGAAATCTTCACGGCAGAATTTTCTTCTATCTTCGTCAGAACGTCTTTTAAAAGTAACCTTGCCTTTACGGAAAACAGGCCAGAAACCATTGTAGGCAAACGCACTGGCGCATTCATAGACAGGAAGTTCAGGATTAAATTTGCGATATATTCCCCAAGTGGACCAGTGGGAGTCGGCACAATAATTTCCGCGGGAACGAAAATCTTTAAAACAGCCTTGATGACGGCAAGTATGGGCGTAAACTTCCATCCCTTTGTCGTGGACCAGAGATTTAAGTTCCGCTTCATTCATGAACTGGGAATTATCTTTTTCAGAAAGGGCTTTGATGAAGGCTTCGCGCATGGGCAGAATTTCGGAAACATCTGCCGCGGATCTGATCTTACCATCGCCGATAAAATCACTGACCGCAAAAAACACTCCGGTCATCCCCCGCTCTTCAAGCATGGGAACAACGTTCAGCCAATTGCTGATATGACAGTCATCAAAGGTGAGAACAACGTACTTATCATCAATCCTGCGCCGTCCCATGCAAATTTCATAAAGATGATCAGCTGTGATGGTTTTAAAACCCATCTCCAGCATCATATCAAGGTGGGAGGCAAAAGTTGCAGGGGAATGACCGTCTTCTTCACAAACGGCATGATAACAAAAAACAGGAACACTCTTGTCGAGCATAAGACAACTCCGGACGCTTTATTCAACAACCCTCCCCCCGCATAAAGGCAGGGGGAGGGAAATTAATTACATCTGCAAGCGGAAAGTGTCGGTTGACAGCTTCCGTTCGAGTCGTCTTGCCACGAGACTCATCAGGTAGCAACAAATAAAGTATAAAAATGCTACTGTGGTATAGATCTCGAAGGGGTAAATCATAAGCCTGTTATTCAACCCCTGTGCCACAAAAGTAAGCTCCAGAACGCCGATAACAAAGGCCAGTGAAGTATCTTTAAAAATAGCGATGAACTGCCCGACGATGGCAGGAAGCATCTGCTTAAGGGCTTGAGGAAGAATAATTTTCCTCATCGCCTGCCAGTAAGTCAGACCGGTACTGACTGCCGCTTCAAACTGCCCGGGAGGAACATTTTGAATACCGCTTCGCACTATTTCCGCCAGATAAGCTCCGGTAAAAATAGTCAGCGCGATAGTAGCACTCCAGAAAACGTTCAAAAATGTTCCGGTCAGAATGGGGATGAAAAAATAAATCCAGAAGATAACCATAATCAGCGGATTACCACGGATAAGTTCAATATAGAGAGTGGAAGGGACAAGGAAAAGCTTATTTTTGGAAGTACGTCCAACGCCCACAATCAATCCGATAAAAAAGCTTACAGAGATAGCAATCACGGACATTAAAATGGAAAAAGAAAGTCCGCCGAGTCCCCATAAAATTTCATTAGGACCGCCATGTGGAAATCTCCACCAGAGCATCGAGCCGAGGTTCTCCCAGATAATCTGAAAGTTGAACTTGCTGACTCCGATAAGTGCCATGACCACCAAAAAGCCAAGACACCCGAGAAAAGTGCCTTTCCAGACCAGAGAAAGAACTTTTTTAACTTTGGCAATAAGTGCCTTGCGTGCAGCCTGTGCGCTGGTCAAATTAAAGTCTTCATGACGCTTACGCATCAGCCTTCTGTTCATTCTGCCAATGAAAGTCAAAGGAGCTTCAATAGGCCAGAAAAGAATATCCGCAATTGTATGTCCTAACTTACGGTCCTTCTTGGGAATAATCTGAAGTTTCCAGTTTACCAGCGTAAGAATACCGGCAATACACAAAGAAAGTGAAAGATAAACTACAGTTGCAGCCGTTGTAGCCTCAAAACCTTTAAAGGTCAGAGATTCAATCTGTTGCGACGACCAGCAGAGTTCTGCAACACCGACAACCATAGCCAGTGATGAGTTCTTCATATTGTTAAGAAACTCACT harbors:
- a CDS encoding glycosyltransferase — encoded protein: MLDKSVPVFCYHAVCEEDGHSPATFASHLDMMLEMGFKTITADHLYEICMGRRRIDDKYVVLTFDDCHISNWLNVVPMLEERGMTGVFFAVSDFIGDGKIRSAADVSEILPMREAFIKALSEKDNSQFMNEAELKSLVHDKGMEVYAHTCRHQGCFKDFRSRGNYCADSHWSTWGIYRKFNPELPVYECASAFAYNGFWPVFRKGKVTFKRRSDEDRRKFCREDFRKCLDKIKKINGSRKQFFCWPWGHFDSISMQEAAACGFSGTFTLERSANMLGTDPMRFNRIGVGSGKDADWIKKRLLMYSNEASAMVCFKFFNKRNDIGKVLYITDTRKLSGGSRQLINSARAMLAVGVGVVAVLPSESGLIPELEELGAEIIIFDDFKNILGAASFLSEVIEDNQIDVVHTFHNRAVKISCLTKGLSLLGGRKFKLFFNRGVIYKPNCLAPLFSLIGNGYICNSAKSREVLLKNFVPPKRVQVVYNSFAGGGRKPRRSADITIVYVGNSGHAKGPDVYIRAVDELLSRHEYEGVRFIAVGMEDLSAYKGMVADSTLKRIECPGYISHEEVVNLLAASHIYVMSSRKESMPNTLLEAFDAGLAAVCTDAGGTGELIRDGVNGFLCRIEDSAALAEGMKKLIDDGELRKEMGRLNRRIVRAFMSNAAKSQALLKAYSSLPGDEPLTALPDIDSLIDK
- a CDS encoding amino acid ABC transporter permease, producing MINHYLEKPWVQYLCLATMTALLVYYFGWVFDFGYKFDWSVLFVKDPSYDMVLGDMLITGLGLTVTISLMSSVIALVLGTLFGLGRLSQFKPVYYFSTCYVEFFRNTPLLVQLFFWYFALPLGLPEGVRQFLFDRNFEMIAATVGLGIYTSAFMAEVIRAGIQSIPKGLLEASYSSGLTPFQTLSKIVLPLAFRAIIPPLGSEFLNNMKNSSLAMVVGVAELCWSSQQIESLTFKGFEATTAATVVYLSLSLCIAGILTLVNWKLQIIPKKDRKLGHTIADILFWPIEAPLTFIGRMNRRLMRKRHEDFNLTSAQAARKALIAKVKKVLSLVWKGTFLGCLGFLVVMALIGVSKFNFQIIWENLGSMLWWRFPHGGPNEILWGLGGLSFSILMSVIAISVSFFIGLIVGVGRTSKNKLFLVPSTLYIELIRGNPLIMVIFWIYFFIPILTGTFLNVFWSATIALTIFTGAYLAEIVRSGIQNVPPGQFEAAVSTGLTYWQAMRKIILPQALKQMLPAIVGQFIAIFKDTSLAFVIGVLELTFVAQGLNNRLMIYPFEIYTTVAFLYFICCYLMSLVARRLERKLSTDTFRLQM